A single Verrucomicrobiia bacterium DNA region contains:
- a CDS encoding phage/plasmid primase, P4 family has protein sequence MTPERVEELAQWRDYAPEFVEWLRREELVGIYAGKHFAFPVTDADTGKVIGCHYRLSEDGSWRYAPKGLKTTPLVIGDLAQAKAVYAFESQWDLLATLDACAHHENPLPEDIALVATRGASNDGNLSKRIGAEAKIYAFPQNDDPGQEWLEKLAKHNKCEIRRVITPEGRKDLNEWTRTAQTREAMQEAIAKAIKQAEPIATKSEDTKALYNELTIEHGPRWEKHGEAIHDLNAYWFAGLYAKENHILFDPADEKFHQYNAKTGAWDYVTEDVLRQLILLRLLRMSREENKPSLERQRKIRTADEIIKALRGVVEKRDAFNREKNIIHVANGMLCLSKYGVELKPFAPEYYSRNPLPISYNSKAPEPKRFLEELLRSAMSEDDISLLQRWGGMVLTGYNSAQRFLILDGTPGGGKTTLTQVLKAVVGERNAYQMRTEQLDGRFEMYRFIRKTLLFASDVPGDFLTQTAAHHIKSLVGGDPITPEAKGSNETFYMYGTFNLIINCNARLRVRLDDDQEAWRRRLLIIRYENPPPAKKILDFDKVLMQEEGEGILKWFAQGYLRFLKEIDETGNFQLSEAQKQRVDDLLAESNSLEIFVETRLRRNADGDITTDEIIRAYSTFCEEAGWDAIPATRVEKLLPDLIYRHYNRGKSNHVERGGTRKRGWQYLSLKTPEELQDDEPQE, from the coding sequence ATGACCCCGGAGCGAGTCGAAGAACTGGCCCAATGGCGCGACTACGCACCGGAGTTTGTCGAATGGCTACGCCGTGAAGAACTGGTCGGCATTTACGCCGGGAAACACTTCGCCTTCCCGGTCACCGACGCGGACACCGGGAAAGTCATTGGTTGCCATTACCGCTTGTCTGAGGATGGAAGCTGGCGATACGCGCCCAAGGGATTAAAGACCACGCCGCTCGTTATTGGCGACCTTGCCCAAGCCAAAGCCGTTTATGCTTTCGAGTCGCAATGGGACTTGCTCGCCACGCTCGACGCCTGCGCGCACCATGAAAACCCGCTGCCGGAGGACATCGCTCTTGTCGCCACGCGCGGAGCCAGCAATGACGGCAACCTAAGCAAGCGGATCGGGGCGGAGGCTAAAATCTACGCCTTCCCGCAAAACGACGACCCCGGCCAAGAATGGCTTGAAAAGCTGGCCAAGCATAACAAGTGCGAAATCCGCCGGGTAATCACCCCCGAAGGTCGCAAAGACTTAAACGAATGGACGCGCACCGCGCAAACCCGGGAAGCCATGCAAGAAGCGATAGCGAAAGCCATAAAGCAAGCCGAACCTATCGCCACAAAATCAGAAGATACCAAGGCGCTCTACAATGAACTAACGATAGAACACGGCCCCCGCTGGGAGAAACACGGCGAAGCTATTCACGATTTAAACGCATACTGGTTTGCGGGGCTTTACGCGAAGGAAAACCACATCCTTTTCGACCCCGCCGACGAAAAATTTCATCAATACAACGCGAAAACCGGCGCATGGGATTACGTTACCGAGGACGTACTCCGCCAACTGATTCTCCTCCGCTTGCTGCGAATGAGTCGCGAAGAGAATAAGCCATCTTTGGAGCGGCAAAGAAAGATTCGCACAGCGGATGAAATCATCAAAGCCCTGAGAGGTGTTGTCGAAAAACGCGACGCCTTTAACCGGGAGAAAAACATTATCCACGTTGCCAACGGGATGCTTTGCCTCTCGAAGTATGGCGTGGAGTTGAAACCGTTTGCGCCTGAATACTACTCACGCAATCCCTTGCCAATTAGCTACAATTCCAAAGCACCAGAGCCGAAACGGTTTCTTGAGGAGCTTCTCCGTTCCGCCATGAGCGAGGATGATATTTCCCTCTTGCAACGCTGGGGCGGCATGGTGTTGACCGGCTACAACTCCGCGCAACGCTTCTTGATTCTCGACGGCACTCCGGGCGGAGGGAAGACGACCTTGACCCAAGTTCTCAAAGCCGTGGTAGGCGAACGCAACGCCTACCAAATGCGCACGGAGCAATTAGACGGGCGTTTCGAGATGTATCGCTTCATAAGAAAGACCCTGCTGTTTGCCTCGGATGTCCCTGGCGACTTCCTTACGCAAACCGCCGCGCACCACATTAAAAGCCTGGTCGGGGGCGACCCGATCACCCCGGAGGCCAAAGGGAGCAACGAAACATTTTACATGTACGGCACATTCAACCTCATCATAAACTGCAACGCTCGGCTTCGGGTGCGGTTGGATGACGATCAAGAGGCTTGGCGACGGCGACTGCTCATCATTCGCTACGAAAACCCGCCACCAGCCAAAAAGATTCTCGACTTCGATAAAGTCCTGATGCAAGAGGAAGGCGAAGGCATCCTGAAATGGTTTGCCCAAGGCTATTTGCGATTTCTTAAAGAAATAGACGAGACCGGCAACTTCCAACTTTCCGAAGCGCAAAAGCAACGGGTGGACGACCTGCTTGCTGAATCAAATTCCCTTGAAATTTTCGTCGAGACGCGACTAAGGCGCAACGCGGATGGAGACATAACCACCGACGAAATAATCCGAGCCTATTCTACTTTTTGCGAAGAGGCAGGATGGGATGCCATCCCGGCAACCAGAGTTGAAAAACTCCTGCCCGACCTTATCTACCGTCACTACAACCGAGGGAAAAGCAATCACGTCGAACGTGGCGGCACCCGGAAACGCGGATGGCAATACCTGAGCCTAAAAACGCCGGAAGAGTTACAAGACGACGAGCCGCAAGAGTGA
- a CDS encoding aconitase family protein → MTLTEKLLARAAGKASVQAGDNVWVKADVLMTHDVCGPGTIGVFKREFGKDAKVWDKNRVVIIPDHYIFTTDQRSNRNVDILREFVNEQGLPYFYDVIDDPHGTWHFDASKDVQKRQYGSNYAGVCHAALPAKGHTRPGEVLFGTDSHTCMAGAFNEFATGIGNTDAGFVMGTGKLLLKVPETMHFRLEGRLQPGVMAKDLILHCIGEIGFDGATYRAMQFDGPGVASLSMDDRMTMANMAIEAGGKNGIFPFDARTAEYVDARVKLNGTQSRYEPVELDRDQKFIYELVVDLSKLEPLVACHPDPGQRKTAREMNHMKLDRAYVGSCTGGKTSDFVEFARVLRGHKVKIDTFGVPATPQIVDELQMTRWGKESIWQILTNAGVRMTENAGCAACLGGPVDTFGRINKAGVNCISTTNRNFPGRMGNKESKVFLASPATVAASAITGSVTDPREFLS, encoded by the coding sequence ATGACGTTGACAGAAAAGCTCCTCGCCCGCGCCGCCGGAAAAGCTTCCGTGCAGGCTGGCGATAATGTTTGGGTAAAGGCCGACGTGCTGATGACGCACGATGTTTGCGGGCCGGGGACGATTGGCGTGTTCAAGCGCGAGTTCGGCAAGGACGCGAAGGTCTGGGATAAAAACCGCGTGGTGATCATTCCCGACCACTACATTTTTACAACCGATCAGCGCTCCAACCGCAACGTGGATATCCTGCGCGAATTCGTCAATGAACAAGGGCTGCCGTATTTTTACGACGTGATTGATGACCCGCACGGCACCTGGCATTTCGATGCGTCGAAGGACGTGCAGAAACGCCAGTATGGGTCCAACTACGCGGGCGTTTGTCACGCGGCGCTGCCGGCCAAAGGGCACACGCGTCCGGGCGAAGTGTTGTTCGGCACGGATTCGCACACCTGCATGGCGGGCGCGTTCAACGAATTTGCCACCGGCATCGGTAACACCGACGCTGGATTCGTGATGGGCACGGGCAAGTTGTTGCTCAAGGTGCCCGAAACGATGCACTTCCGGCTCGAAGGCAGATTGCAGCCGGGCGTGATGGCCAAGGACTTGATTCTGCATTGCATCGGCGAAATCGGCTTCGACGGTGCCACCTATCGGGCCATGCAATTTGATGGTCCGGGCGTCGCGTCGCTCTCGATGGACGATCGCATGACGATGGCCAACATGGCGATTGAGGCCGGTGGTAAGAACGGCATTTTCCCGTTTGATGCGCGCACTGCGGAATACGTGGACGCCCGGGTGAAACTCAACGGCACGCAATCCCGTTACGAACCGGTGGAATTGGACCGGGATCAAAAATTCATTTACGAGCTGGTGGTGGATTTGTCGAAACTCGAACCGTTGGTGGCCTGCCATCCCGACCCGGGGCAGCGCAAGACCGCCCGCGAAATGAACCACATGAAATTGGATCGCGCCTACGTCGGCTCCTGCACCGGTGGCAAGACGAGCGACTTCGTCGAATTCGCCCGGGTGTTGCGCGGTCACAAGGTCAAGATAGACACCTTCGGCGTGCCCGCCACGCCGCAGATTGTGGACGAGTTGCAAATGACCCGTTGGGGCAAGGAAAGCATCTGGCAGATCCTCACGAACGCGGGTGTGCGCATGACGGAGAATGCCGGTTGTGCCGCGTGTCTCGGCGGTCCGGTGGATACGTTCGGTCGGATCAACAAAGCGGGCGTCAACTGCATCAGCACGACGAACCGCAATTTCCCGGGACGCATGGGCAACAAGGAATCCAAGGTGTTCCTCGCCAGTCCCGCCACCGTGGCGGCCAGCGCCATCACCGGCTCCGTAACCGATCCGCGTGAGTTCCTGAGTTGA
- a CDS encoding helix-turn-helix domain-containing protein gives MTKKHNDNVLTEAEAALYLNVKPRTIRLWRVMRGLPHFKPTHKVTLYSREDLNAWLERHRTAYPPRVHRRSRVIPPAPVTCEARTNPVQSAAQGKEA, from the coding sequence ATGACAAAAAAACATAATGATAATGTTTTAACCGAGGCCGAAGCCGCCCTCTACCTAAACGTCAAACCGCGCACCATTCGTCTCTGGCGGGTGATGCGTGGCCTACCGCACTTCAAACCCACGCACAAGGTGACGCTCTACAGTCGCGAGGACTTGAACGCCTGGCTGGAACGCCACCGCACCGCCTACCCGCCCCGGGTGCATCGTCGCTCGCGGGTCATTCCGCCCGCCCCCGTCACCTGCGAGGCTCGGACAAACCCTGTCCAATCCGCCGCCCAAGGAAAGGAAGCCTGA
- a CDS encoding DUF4339 domain-containing protein: MYRIIGADQKEYGPVAAGQIREWLAQGRLTLDTLIKSEGDIGWRPLRTLPEFRVATPTGGVPPMAAAPTTSSNGLEKVIPYKNAYALIGYYLAVFSLLPLIGALLGLVALALGILGLHFRRRNPTAGGTVHAWIAIILGGLCGFGYLAIIITLVSAALMNTH, translated from the coding sequence ATGTATCGAATCATTGGTGCGGATCAAAAAGAATACGGACCAGTCGCGGCCGGGCAGATTCGCGAGTGGCTCGCGCAAGGCCGACTGACTCTGGATACACTCATCAAATCAGAAGGCGATATCGGATGGCGTCCACTGCGGACGCTGCCTGAGTTTCGCGTCGCAACTCCGACTGGTGGCGTGCCACCGATGGCGGCAGCGCCAACCACCTCGAGCAACGGCCTTGAGAAGGTGATTCCCTATAAAAATGCGTACGCCTTGATTGGGTATTATCTCGCCGTGTTTTCGCTGCTGCCATTGATTGGCGCGCTACTGGGGCTGGTTGCTCTGGCCTTGGGAATTTTAGGGTTGCACTTCCGTCGGCGAAATCCCACCGCTGGCGGGACGGTTCATGCGTGGATCGCCATCATCTTGGGCGGGCTATGCGGCTTTGGCTATTTGGCCATAATCATCACCTTGGTGAGCGCTGCGCTCATGAACACGCACTGA
- a CDS encoding response regulator, which yields MSPIQDHHEAGEISAAPHPLRIVYLDDEITLHKVLSLTLTFQFATLEITSCRNGDEAWQALQAAPPDLFISDQRHEGLSTVELSHRLAKLNPQIPMLVLSAFLRSTNFHEEMGDATQPGLRREFLAKPPDLRDLRQTIARLITVPTTPPPATGPDIRPVQVVAMIANPGQPNSIPAVLRQSLVRYTLQQFYDDTWAVQRLAVYSPELFIADLDYPEDLLCDDPRAIGGNLLKQLAKQRVKFPILVSSKLCASSDYQAQMRACVGSDLHTCFLTKPYTIESFQTALCTCLGAERLMSHRTLL from the coding sequence ATGTCACCCATCCAGGACCATCACGAGGCCGGCGAAATATCAGCGGCCCCTCATCCGCTGCGAATCGTTTATTTGGATGACGAGATTACCCTGCATAAGGTCCTTTCCTTAACTCTGACCTTCCAATTTGCCACCTTGGAAATCACCTCTTGTCGGAACGGCGATGAAGCCTGGCAGGCTCTACAGGCAGCGCCCCCGGACTTGTTTATATCGGATCAAAGACATGAGGGACTCAGTACGGTCGAACTTTCACATCGGCTTGCCAAACTAAATCCCCAAATACCGATGTTGGTTCTTTCCGCGTTTCTGCGTAGCACCAATTTTCATGAGGAAATGGGAGACGCAACTCAACCGGGATTACGGCGCGAGTTCCTGGCCAAACCTCCAGATCTCCGGGACCTGAGACAGACGATCGCCAGGCTTATCACCGTCCCGACCACCCCGCCACCCGCGACTGGCCCGGATATCAGACCCGTCCAAGTGGTTGCGATGATCGCCAATCCGGGGCAACCCAACTCGATCCCCGCAGTGCTCCGGCAGTCGCTGGTGCGCTACACCTTGCAGCAATTCTACGACGATACATGGGCCGTACAGCGACTGGCGGTGTATTCGCCAGAGTTGTTTATCGCCGACCTCGATTATCCCGAGGACTTGTTGTGCGACGATCCCCGCGCGATCGGCGGAAACCTTCTAAAACAATTGGCCAAGCAGCGGGTGAAATTTCCCATCCTCGTGTCATCCAAGCTTTGCGCCTCCAGCGATTACCAGGCTCAGATGCGGGCGTGCGTCGGATCGGATCTCCACACCTGCTTCCTGACGAAGCCTTACACGATCGAATCGTTCCAAACGGCACTCTGCACCTGCTTGGGCGCCGAGCGCCTGATGAGTCACCGAACTCTTCTGTGA
- a CDS encoding PLP-dependent aspartate aminotransferase family protein: MIDSDRSFQPSTLCIHAGTHLDEATGGACSPIYTSTAFAFPNASHTPVYPRFFNTPNQRVINRKLAALEQGEDALVFGSGMAAIATFLFAFLKPGDHAVFQADLYGGTQQLVTKELVRFGIEISLGRTAAEFAARRRPNTRLIYVESPSNPLLQCVDLAAVAKLGHEHNALTVIDNTFASPINQNPLTLGFDAVIHSATKYLNGHSDVNAGVVVASGKIIRQLTAGAVNYGGMLDAHACYLLERGLRTLAVRMEQHNQNAGQLARFLQQHAAVARVNYPGLPEHPDHAIARRQMRGFSGMLSFELREPSQLDQFMSRLRIIMPALSLGGVESLVCIPSRTSHRLMSPTERQQAGISDGLVRLSVGIENASDLIADLEQALGAA, encoded by the coding sequence ATGATAGATTCTGATCGTTCTTTTCAGCCTTCCACACTTTGTATTCACGCGGGAACGCACCTTGATGAAGCGACCGGTGGCGCGTGCAGTCCCATTTACACTTCGACGGCGTTTGCTTTTCCCAATGCAAGTCATACGCCGGTGTATCCACGTTTCTTTAATACGCCCAATCAACGGGTCATCAACCGCAAACTCGCCGCGTTGGAACAGGGCGAGGACGCGCTGGTGTTTGGTTCAGGCATGGCGGCCATCGCGACTTTCCTTTTTGCCTTCCTCAAACCGGGCGATCACGCTGTCTTCCAAGCCGACCTTTACGGCGGCACGCAACAATTGGTGACGAAGGAGTTGGTGCGGTTCGGCATCGAAATTTCCCTGGGGCGCACGGCGGCGGAATTCGCCGCGCGGCGACGGCCCAATACCCGCTTGATCTATGTGGAATCGCCCTCCAATCCGTTATTGCAATGTGTGGACCTGGCGGCCGTGGCTAAATTGGGTCACGAACACAACGCGTTAACGGTCATTGACAACACCTTCGCCTCCCCGATCAATCAGAATCCATTGACGCTGGGCTTTGACGCGGTCATTCACAGCGCCACTAAATACCTGAATGGGCACAGTGATGTGAATGCCGGCGTGGTGGTCGCCTCGGGCAAAATCATTCGTCAGCTCACCGCCGGCGCGGTGAACTATGGCGGCATGTTGGACGCGCACGCTTGCTATCTATTGGAGCGGGGACTGAGAACCCTGGCGGTGCGGATGGAACAACATAATCAAAATGCCGGTCAGCTCGCGCGGTTTTTGCAGCAACACGCCGCGGTGGCACGGGTGAATTATCCCGGCTTGCCTGAGCATCCCGATCACGCCATCGCACGGCGGCAGATGCGCGGATTCAGCGGCATGTTGTCATTTGAACTGCGCGAGCCAAGTCAACTGGATCAGTTTATGAGTCGGCTGCGCATCATCATGCCCGCCTTGAGTCTTGGCGGGGTGGAAAGCCTCGTGTGCATCCCGAGCCGCACCTCGCATCGGTTGATGAGTCCGACGGAACGTCAGCAAGCCGGAATCAGCGATGGATTGGTGCGCCTCTCGGTCGGCATTGAAAACGCGAGCGATCTGATTGCCGACCTTGAGCAAGCTCTCGGTGCGGCATAA
- a CDS encoding tyrosine-type recombinase/integrase: MIQQRAKRRQDSSKPDTKNPRHSGAKVHVVKVGSVAVKIYERARIFNTPQGKPVKRTLYQVVDYSQGTRRVLDRLSFETAEAEAQRLARQIAGGQTTAAALHNRDAASYGRAMEFLRPRRLTLELVASTYAQAYDLLGGDLILEAAKEYARRHAKRTPRTVAEVAAEWLALQTQRGKSQRYLEDLRTRLPYISKAFALDVARVTTGDLQRWLDSMKAAPRTVKNYRAMLGGLFKFAEARGYLPKGDNPVSGTEQVQLRHTDPIEIYAPAELRRLLQAASPDFQPALALQAFAGLRSAEVLRLDWSDIKLRRGHIQINAEQAKTGSRRLVPIADNLRAWLERYARKSGLVFPHSRAYFHELQAKTAQATATADAPALQWKHNALRHSYISYRVAETGDVARIALEAGNSATMIFRHYRELVTPEEALSWFELRPEANGNPPPRLAVPERITPRRRILQRN; the protein is encoded by the coding sequence ATGATTCAGCAACGTGCAAAGCGACGGCAAGATTCCAGCAAACCGGACACGAAAAACCCGCGTCACTCGGGGGCGAAGGTTCACGTCGTTAAGGTTGGCAGCGTTGCGGTAAAGATTTACGAACGCGCGCGCATCTTCAACACCCCGCAAGGCAAACCGGTCAAGCGCACCCTTTATCAAGTCGTGGACTACTCCCAAGGCACGCGCCGCGTTTTGGATCGTTTGAGCTTTGAAACTGCCGAAGCCGAAGCACAACGCCTCGCCCGCCAGATCGCCGGCGGCCAGACGACCGCCGCCGCGCTTCACAATCGGGACGCCGCCAGCTATGGCCGCGCAATGGAATTCCTACGCCCGCGCCGCCTCACGCTGGAACTGGTCGCCAGCACCTACGCGCAAGCCTACGACCTGCTCGGGGGCGACCTGATTCTTGAAGCGGCCAAGGAATACGCCCGCCGCCACGCCAAGCGCACCCCGCGCACCGTGGCCGAGGTAGCCGCCGAATGGCTGGCACTGCAAACCCAACGCGGGAAAAGCCAACGCTACCTTGAAGACCTCCGCACTCGATTACCCTACATCTCGAAAGCCTTTGCGCTGGACGTTGCCCGCGTCACCACGGGCGACTTGCAACGCTGGCTTGACAGCATGAAAGCCGCGCCGCGCACCGTGAAGAACTACCGCGCCATGCTGGGCGGTCTGTTCAAGTTTGCCGAGGCTCGGGGCTATCTGCCCAAGGGAGACAATCCTGTGAGCGGGACGGAGCAAGTCCAATTGCGGCACACCGACCCCATAGAGATTTACGCCCCGGCAGAACTTCGCCGCCTCCTGCAAGCCGCCTCGCCCGACTTTCAGCCCGCGCTCGCCCTGCAAGCCTTCGCCGGGTTACGCTCTGCCGAAGTCCTGCGGCTCGATTGGAGCGACATCAAACTCCGTCGCGGCCACATCCAGATAAACGCGGAGCAAGCCAAGACCGGCTCGCGGCGACTGGTCCCGATAGCCGACAACCTCCGCGCGTGGCTGGAACGCTACGCCCGGAAAAGCGGACTGGTTTTCCCGCATAGCCGCGCCTACTTCCACGAGCTACAAGCCAAGACCGCGCAAGCGACGGCCACCGCTGACGCCCCGGCCTTGCAATGGAAGCACAACGCCTTGCGGCACTCCTATATCTCCTACCGCGTGGCCGAAACGGGCGACGTTGCCCGGATCGCCTTGGAAGCGGGCAACTCCGCCACCATGATTTTCCGACACTACCGCGAACTCGTTACGCCCGAAGAAGCCCTAAGCTGGTTTGAGCTACGCCCCGAGGCCAACGGCAACCCCCCGCCCCGGCTGGCCGTCCCGGAGCGGATCACCCCGCGCCGCCGTATCCTGCAACGCAACTAA
- a CDS encoding GtrA family protein produces the protein MKSTPTNRDLAKTIKRFIRFGLVGTSGVAVDMGVLYLLTDPKFLPVNILLSKPVAAEVAIVNNFAWNEFWTFADTPAATQTHWQARFRRFAKFNLICLAGIGLSLALIKAQLNWLGMNVYLANLIAIIVVSLWNFVLTLKFGWNEPTYRV, from the coding sequence ATGAAATCCACACCGACCAACCGTGATTTGGCAAAGACGATCAAACGCTTTATACGGTTTGGCCTCGTTGGCACCAGTGGAGTGGCGGTGGATATGGGGGTGTTATATCTGCTGACCGATCCAAAGTTTTTGCCCGTAAACATCCTCTTGAGCAAACCCGTTGCGGCTGAAGTGGCCATCGTGAATAATTTTGCTTGGAATGAGTTTTGGACCTTCGCGGATACACCAGCGGCCACTCAAACTCATTGGCAAGCGCGGTTCCGGCGTTTTGCCAAGTTCAACCTCATTTGTCTCGCGGGCATCGGCCTGAGCCTCGCGTTGATAAAGGCGCAACTAAATTGGCTGGGAATGAATGTTTATCTCGCCAATTTGATCGCCATTATCGTAGTGAGCCTGTGGAATTTTGTCCTGACACTTAAATTTGGCTGGAATGAACCGACGTACCGGGTTTGA
- a CDS encoding homoserine dehydrogenase: protein MQQVNVGMLGGGTVGSGVYHAWEQNGGLMAARLGVKINFQKIAVKAFDEPRPYQIPTARLTTDWQEVVHDPQIQIVVELVGGTGLARTMVRAALQQGKTVVTANKALLSECGPELFAAAMKTGANLYYEASVCGGIPIIKSLREGFVANQFSAIYGIVNGTCNYILSRMKQEGADFAAVLVEAQKQGYAETPPDLDIDGKDALHKTGILASLAHGFWVPAKKIHTEGIRNVSAIDMQFADKLGYTIKLLGIVKKLADRKGGIQVSVHPTLIPNAHVLASVNGVFNACFVRGDIVGDTLFYGRGAGKDATASAVLSDVADAALDLKLGTKIRMAPFNAYTRGGRIRPMAEIVSRYYLRLNTVDKPGVLAKIAAILARAKIGIASVIQPEGHPGNYVPLILMTHDASNAAMQKALRQIARLPVIKGHPVMFRVENFE, encoded by the coding sequence ATGCAGCAAGTAAACGTAGGGATGTTGGGCGGGGGCACGGTCGGTAGCGGGGTCTATCACGCCTGGGAACAGAACGGCGGACTGATGGCCGCACGCTTGGGCGTCAAAATTAACTTTCAGAAAATCGCCGTCAAAGCATTCGACGAACCTCGACCTTATCAGATTCCCACGGCGCGGCTGACCACCGACTGGCAGGAGGTCGTCCATGACCCGCAAATTCAAATCGTCGTCGAACTGGTCGGCGGAACCGGTCTTGCGCGGACCATGGTCCGCGCCGCGTTGCAACAGGGAAAAACCGTGGTCACGGCCAACAAAGCGTTGTTGAGTGAGTGCGGGCCGGAGCTCTTCGCCGCCGCCATGAAAACCGGCGCGAACCTGTACTACGAAGCCAGCGTCTGCGGGGGAATCCCCATCATCAAATCGTTGCGCGAAGGTTTCGTCGCCAACCAATTCTCCGCCATCTACGGCATCGTCAACGGCACTTGCAATTACATCCTCTCGCGGATGAAGCAGGAGGGCGCGGATTTCGCCGCGGTGCTGGTCGAAGCGCAAAAGCAGGGTTACGCGGAGACGCCGCCCGATCTCGATATTGACGGCAAGGACGCGCTGCATAAAACCGGGATTCTGGCATCGCTGGCGCACGGCTTCTGGGTGCCGGCAAAAAAGATTCACACCGAGGGCATCCGCAACGTGTCCGCAATTGACATGCAGTTTGCCGATAAACTGGGCTACACCATCAAGCTGCTGGGCATCGTGAAGAAACTCGCCGACCGCAAAGGCGGCATCCAGGTTTCCGTGCATCCCACTTTGATTCCAAACGCACATGTGCTGGCCAGTGTGAACGGCGTGTTCAACGCCTGCTTCGTGCGCGGCGATATTGTCGGCGACACGTTGTTCTACGGTCGCGGCGCGGGCAAGGACGCCACCGCCAGCGCGGTGTTGAGCGACGTGGCTGATGCCGCGCTGGATTTGAAACTCGGCACGAAGATCCGGATGGCGCCATTCAACGCGTACACTCGCGGCGGCCGTATCCGGCCGATGGCCGAAATTGTGTCGCGTTATTATCTGCGTTTGAACACGGTGGATAAACCCGGCGTGCTCGCGAAAATCGCGGCGATTTTGGCGCGGGCAAAAATCGGCATCGCTTCGGTGATCCAGCCCGAAGGCCACCCCGGCAATTACGTGCCGCTCATTCTGATGACGCACGACGCCAGCAATGCCGCCATGCAAAAGGCCTTGCGCCAGATCGCGCGTTTGCCCGTGATCAAAGGCCATCCCGTCATGTTCCGAGTCGAAAACTTTGAATGA
- the thrC gene encoding threonine synthase — protein MMSALLFHSTNGQSPAVDLRDAVLHGLAPDRGLYLPQAFPQLTRDEIAAFTARPYAEIAFRVLSKYTQGLVPDAALAEMCRAAYDFEIPLERIDGRVHLMRLDQGPTASFKDFAAQMMSRLMGYFLQQTRQQLIILTATSGDTGSAVAHAFHNIPGIRVLVLFPFAEVSVSQRKLMTTLTGNIRTIAIDGKFDDCQAMVKRAFADPALRHLPLSSANSINIGRLLPQSVYYFYAASRLAQPGEPMVFSIPSGNFGDMMGAVVAREMGLPIKKIIASVNDNDAFPKYLATGRYTKVVPSRNSLSNAMNVGHPSNLARLIAVYGGQMDETGIIHRAPDLERMRRELFSSSVSDERTRVAFLDFWHKFQLLLEPHGAVAWQGFQDWLQTEALDGRPAVILETANPAKFPEEIRKAFGWAPDVPPRMAEQIKLPEDFDRSTPDYVAFRDYLVEHYANHSSRRD, from the coding sequence ATGATGTCAGCACTACTTTTCCACAGCACGAATGGCCAGTCGCCCGCCGTTGATCTGCGTGATGCGGTTTTGCATGGCTTGGCGCCGGATCGCGGACTGTACCTGCCGCAAGCGTTTCCGCAATTGACGCGCGATGAAATCGCGGCGTTCACCGCCCGGCCCTACGCGGAAATCGCGTTTCGAGTGCTCAGCAAATACACGCAAGGCCTGGTGCCCGACGCGGCTCTGGCGGAGATGTGCCGCGCCGCCTACGATTTCGAAATCCCACTCGAAAGAATTGACGGTCGCGTACATCTGATGCGGCTGGATCAGGGGCCGACCGCCTCTTTCAAGGATTTTGCCGCGCAAATGATGTCGCGACTGATGGGATACTTTCTGCAACAAACGCGTCAGCAGTTGATCATTCTGACCGCCACCAGCGGCGACACGGGTTCAGCCGTCGCGCACGCGTTCCATAATATTCCCGGCATCCGCGTACTGGTGCTGTTTCCGTTTGCGGAAGTCAGCGTGAGTCAGCGCAAACTCATGACGACGTTGACCGGCAATATCCGCACCATCGCCATTGATGGAAAATTCGACGATTGCCAGGCGATGGTGAAGCGCGCCTTTGCCGATCCCGCGCTGCGGCACCTGCCACTGTCCTCGGCCAACTCGATCAACATCGGGCGCCTGCTGCCTCAAAGCGTTTATTATTTTTATGCCGCGTCGCGTTTGGCTCAACCCGGCGAGCCGATGGTATTTTCCATCCCCAGCGGTAATTTTGGCGACATGATGGGCGCCGTCGTGGCGCGTGAAATGGGACTCCCCATAAAAAAGATCATTGCTTCGGTCAACGACAACGACGCCTTTCCGAAATATCTCGCCACGGGCCGGTACACCAAGGTCGTTCCCTCGCGCAATTCACTCTCCAACGCCATGAACGTCGGCCATCCAAGCAATCTCGCCCGCTTGATTGCGGTTTATGGCGGGCAGATGGATGAAACGGGAATCATCCATCGCGCGCCGGATTTGGAGCGCATGCGCCGCGAGTTGTTTTCCAGTTCCGTCAGTGACGAGCGGACGCGCGTCGCTTTCCTGGACTTTTGGCACAAGTTCCAACTGCTGCTCGAACCGCACGGCGCGGTGGCCTGGCAAGGCTTTCAAGACTGGTTGCAAACTGAAGCGCTGGACGGGCGGCCCGCCGTCATCCTCGAAACCGCCAACCCGGCGAAGTTTCCCGAAGAAATCCGCAAAGCTTTCGGCTGGGCGCCCGACGTGCCCCCACGCATGGCCGAACAAATCAAATTGCCTGAGGACTTTGATCGCTCGACGCCGGACTACGTAGCCTTTCGCGATTACCTGGTGGAACACTACGCGAACCATTCCAGTCGGCGCGATTAA